From a single Thermothielavioides terrestris NRRL 8126 chromosome 1, complete sequence genomic region:
- a CDS encoding glycoside hydrolase family 63 protein (CAZy_ID 269785): MARGRQLSASLALSWFNALLLLAGLAITASAAATTSPDNGESILHSEIGRQNNHSLLWGPYRPNLYFGVRPRIPKSLMTGLMWGKIETYTDFQNTVRYTCEQNEGMKGYGWEEYDPRRGGVQSIHDTGNGIDITTSFVKVPGGAHGGNWAARIKGTLHDDAPKDRKTIVVFYVTQEGDNSELQALEGEDDKGYKGDVTLKGHSEALGNYKLVVTKGSGVQPQSDHDLSNLRGPGQTVVQSLNYPEEHLWQAKPILFRQLKEGVDWLVENKYDVAEPPPPWQVYQLVNRPGSGNVQIVQKVFEGDFEFDVIFSSESAGKELTSADLTREIKETTESFCERFASVFAPKAPFNAEKFKRFGRSMFSNLVGGIGYFYGEAVVDRSYAPEYDEENEGFWEDAAEARARNRQALEGPYELFTSIPSRPFFPRGFLWDEGFHLLPVADWDIDLSMEIVRSWFNLMDDDGWIAREQILGAEARSKVPGEFQTQYPHYANPPTLFFVLDAFVEKLRKTNGSLPADRQRLTQDESLATASLDNPEIGLEHLRRLYPLLQRQFDWFRRTQAGDIASYDREAFSTKEAYRWRGRTVTHCLTSGLDDYPRPQPPHPGELHVDLLSWVGVMAKSLANIADVLGLAGDAERYRKILDAIEHNLDDLHWSEKDGCYCDATIDDFEENKLVCHKGYLSLFPFLAGLLRADSPRLGKLLALIGDEEELWSPHGLRSLSKRDEFYGAGENYWRGPVWINMNYLAIVQLYNVATQDGPHKETARDLYSRLRRNVVDTVFKSWEETGFAWEQYNPETGKGQRTQHFTGWTSLVVKIMAMEDLEGGHVRDEL; encoded by the exons ATGGCGCGGGGACGCCAATTGAGCGCTTCGCTCGCCTTGTCGTGGTTCAAtgctctcctccttctggCAGGGCTGGCCATCAcagcctcggccgcggcgacaaCATCCCCCGACAATGGCGAATCCATCCTGCACAGCGAAATTGGCCGCCAAAACAACCACAGCCTGCTATGGGGCCCCTACCGCCCCAACCTCTACTTTGGCGTGCGCCCCAGGATACCCAAGAGCCTGATGACCGGCTTGATGTGGGGCAAGATCGAGACGTACACCGACTTCCAGAACA CGGTGCGGTACACATGCGAGCAAAACGAGGGCATGAAGGGCTACGGCTGGGAGGAATATGACCCCAGGAGAGGCGGCGTGCAGTCCATCCACGACACCGGAAACGGCATTGACATCACCACCTCCTTCGTCAAGGTTCCCGGCGGCGCTCACGGCGGCAACTGGGCGGCGCGGATCAAGGGGACGCTCCACGACGATGCGCCCAAAGACCGGAAGACGATTGTGGTCTTCTACGTCACGCAGGAGGGCGACAACTCGGAGCTGCAGGCCTTGGAAGGCGAGGATGACAAGGGTTACAAGGGCGACGTCACGCTCAAGGGGCATTCTGAGGCGCTAGGAAACTACAAGCTTGTGGTCACCAAGGGGTCGGGTGTTCAGCCGCAGAGCGACCACGACCTCTCAAACCTCCGAGGCCCCGGCCAGACCGTCGTCCAGTCCCTGAACTACCCGGAGGAGCATCTCTGGCAAGCGAAGCCCATCCTATTCCGGCAGCTCAAGGAGGGCGTTGACTGGCTGGTGGAGAACAAGTACGACGTCGCCgagcccccgccgccctggcaGGTGTACCAGCTGGTCAACCGGCCCGGCTCCGGAAATGTCCAGATTGTGCAAAAGGTCTTTGAGGGCGACTTCGAGTTCGATGTCATCTTCTCTAGCGAGTCCGCCGGCAAGGAACTCACGAGCGCCGACTTGACACGGGAGATCAAGGAGACGACCGAGTCCTTTTGCGAGCGCTTCGCCAGCGTGTTTGCCCCGAAGGCGCCGTTCAACGCGGAGAAGTTCAAGAGGTTTGGCCGGAGCATGTTCTCGAACCTGGTTGGAGGTATCGGCTACTTTTACGGGGAGGCCGTGGTGGACCGCTCGTATGCGCCCGAGTACGACGAGGAAAACGAAGGCTTCTGGGAagacgccgccgaagcccggGCCCGCAACCGACAGGCGTTGGAGGGGCCATACGAGCTCTTTACTAGCATCCCGTCCCGCCCCTTCTTCCCCAGGGGTTTCTTATGGGACGAGGGCTTCCACCTTCTTCCCGTCGCCGACTGGGATATCGACCTCAGTATGGAAATAGTCAGGAGCTGGTTCAACCTgatggacgacgacggctgGATCGCTCGGGAGCAGAttctcggcgccgaggcccgcAGCAAGGTACCGGGGGAGTTCCAGACCCAGTACCCGCACTACGCCAACCCCCCAACCCTCTTCTTCGTGCTTGACGCCTTCGTCGAGAAGCTCCGCAAGACGAACGGCAGCCTGCCAGCCGACAGGCAACGCCTCACACAAGACGAGTCCCTGGCCACCGCCTCCCTCGACAACCCCGAGATCGGCCTGGAGCATCTCCGCCGCCTGTACCCGCTCCTCCAGCGGCAGTTCGACTGGTTCCGCCGGACCCAAGCGGGCGACATCGCATCCTACGACCGCGAGGCCTTCTCCACCAAGGAAGCCTATCGCTGGCGCGGCCGCACCGTCACGCACTGCCTGACCagcggcctcgacgactaCCCGCGCCCGCAACCCCCGCACCCGGGCGAGCTGCACGTCGACCTGCTGTCATGGGTCGGCGTGATGGCCAAGTCACTGGCCAACATCGCCGACGtgctcggcctggccggAGACGCGGAGCGCTACAGGAAGATCCTGGACGCCATCGAGCACAACCTGGACGACCTGCACTGGTCCGAGAAGGACGGCTGCTACTGCGACGCGACCATCGACGATTTCGAGGAGAACAAGCTCGTCTGCCACAAGGGCTACCTCTCGCTGTTCCCCTTCCTCGCGGGCCTGCTCCGCGCCGACAGCCCCCGGCTCGGCAAGCTGCTCGCGCTgatcggcgacgaggaggagctgtgGAGTCCGCACGGCCTGCGCAGTTTGAGCAAGCGAGACGAGTTctacggcgccggcgagaaCTACTGGCGCGGTCCGGTCTGGATCAACATGAACTACCTCGCCATTGTGCAGCTCTAC AACGTGGCAACGCAAGACGGCCCACACAAGGAGACGGCGCGCGACCTGTACTCGCGTCTGCGGCGCAACGTTGTCGACACGGTGTTCAAGAGCTGGGAGGAGACGGGCTTCGCGTGGGAGCAGTACAACCCGGAGACGGGCAAGGGCCAGCGCACGCAGCACTTCACTGGCTGGACCAGTCTGGTGGTGAAGATCATGGCCATGGAGGACCTGGAGGGAGGGCATGTGCGGGATGAGCTATAG
- a CDS encoding 66S preribosome component MAK16, which translates to MSDEIVWQIINQQFCAFKLKTTKGNNFCRNEYSVSGLCNRQSCPLANSRYATVRTSPKGTIYLYIRTIERSHMPAKWWEKIKLSKNYQEALQQIEQRLQYFPKFLLHKCKQRLTRLVQVAARMRRIAAEEARLGEKLVPKMAPKIKHREEARERKALAAAKLERTIERELLDRLRQGAYGDQPLNCNLNIWKKVLNALEAEGQGVRDKDMDKGIEDEMEEESEEEAEEELEKEGLKEEDDSEAGAVEYVSDFDESDEELADIEDWLASEDDDEDDEDDEEDDDEEEDSEEDDEKVLKKKAKAGDKRKRGRAVKPKARKRKEMEVERERARVLDF; encoded by the exons ACGAAATCGTATGGCAGATCATAAACC AGCAATTCTGTGCCTTTAAGCTCAA AACTACCAAAGGCAACAACTTCTGCCGAAATGAGTATTCA GTCAGCGGTCTGTGCAACCGGCAAAGTTGCCCCCTCGCCAACAGCCGGTATGCAACGGTGAGGACGTCGCCCAAAGGGACTATCTATCTCTACATCAGGACG ATCGAACGCTCGCACATGCCGGCGAAATGGTGGGAGAAGATCAAGCTGTCCAAGAACTACCAAGAAGCGCTCCAGCAAATCGAGCAACGCCTCCAGTACTTTCCGAAGTTCCTGCTGCACAAATGCAAGCAACGTCTTACACGGCTCGTCCaggtggcggcgcggatgCGCAGGATAGCCGCGGAGGAAGCCAGGCTGGGTGAGAAGCTGGTCCCTAAGATGGCGCCCAAGATCAAGCACAGGGAAGAGGCCAGAGAGCGCAAggccctggcggcggcgaagctgGAGCGGACAATCGAGAGAGAACTCCTCGACAGGTTGCGACAGGGAGCGTACGGCGATCAGCCGCTGAACTGCAACCTCAACATCTGGAAGAAGGTGCTGAATGCCCTCGAGGCAGAGGGCCAAGGCGTCCGCGACAAAGACATGGACAAGGGCATCGAGGACGAGATGGAAGAGGAGTCCGAGGAGGAAGCAGAGGAGGAACTCGAGAAAGAGGGactgaaggaggaggacgattCAGAGGCTGGCGCTGTGGAATATGTATCCGACTTTGATGAGAGCGACGAAGAACTCGCCGACATTGAAGATTGGCTCGCTAGCGAAGACGATgatgaggacgacgaggacgatgaggaggatgatgatgaagaggaggatagcgaggaggatgacgagAAAGTGCTcaagaagaaggccaaggcggGCGACAAGCGCAAGAGAGGCCGCGCAGTCAAGCCGAAAGCACGCAAACGGAAGGAGATGGAGGTGGAAAGAGAGAGGGCAAGGGTGCTTGATTTTTAG